One part of the Methanocalculus alkaliphilus genome encodes these proteins:
- a CDS encoding glycosyltransferase family 4 protein, whose protein sequence is MKMAYFSPLPPQKSGISNYSELLLPYLGKYYDIDVWVFGQRPNTHFSQRHDIIDYKNNRSIPEKLKNYDVVLYNIGNNPEFHSEIYETFLHHPGIVILHDYVIYYLVTGYFLNYKDDREKYIQEFFYNYGIEGIDAVKHILRGYLPPLQYPHPERYPLLRRLIETAPGIIVHSESTRKMLIDIGCSPSKVVTINFLIDTAMPLNCSLEENREQRRRYGISEDDILISSFGYVAPTKRNEQVISVVNEIVSTTSLNITYLMVGEGNYIDGLLSNHIKKTGFTSMEEYEKLLCASDIVVNLRYPSMGECSMTLIQALTVGKSCIVSNNAWFSELPDNVVMKIPVDIVEERHALKDAILSLIYDNEKRMELGRNAHEYVFRFHDPSYIAERMHQFFNYILDTCGDLAKKYD, encoded by the coding sequence ATGAAAATGGCATATTTCAGCCCCTTGCCGCCCCAGAAGAGTGGTATATCCAACTATTCTGAACTGCTCCTGCCATATCTGGGCAAATATTATGATATTGATGTATGGGTATTTGGCCAGAGGCCAAACACGCACTTCTCTCAACGCCATGATATTATAGATTACAAAAATAACCGATCAATCCCTGAAAAACTGAAAAATTATGATGTTGTACTATATAATATTGGTAACAATCCTGAGTTTCATTCTGAGATATATGAGACGTTTCTCCACCATCCGGGAATTGTCATTCTACACGATTATGTAATCTATTATCTGGTTACAGGATATTTTCTCAACTACAAGGATGATCGCGAGAAATATATCCAGGAATTCTTCTATAATTATGGTATCGAGGGTATAGATGCGGTAAAACATATTTTAAGAGGATATCTTCCTCCTCTGCAATATCCTCATCCGGAACGATATCCGCTCCTCCGAAGACTTATTGAAACAGCACCCGGAATCATTGTACATTCAGAGTCGACACGAAAAATGCTGATTGATATCGGATGTTCTCCCTCTAAGGTTGTAACGATCAACTTTCTAATAGATACAGCTATGCCACTAAACTGTTCTCTGGAAGAAAACCGCGAACAGAGAAGGCGGTACGGTATTTCTGAGGATGATATTCTGATTTCTTCTTTTGGGTATGTAGCACCGACAAAGCGTAATGAGCAGGTTATATCAGTTGTTAATGAGATTGTATCAACCACATCCCTCAATATAACATACCTCATGGTTGGCGAAGGGAACTATATTGACGGATTATTAAGCAATCATATAAAAAAAACTGGATTCACTTCCATGGAAGAGTACGAAAAGTTATTGTGTGCTTCCGATATTGTTGTAAACCTCAGGTACCCTTCGATGGGGGAGTGTTCAATGACACTGATCCAGGCATTGACTGTAGGAAAATCATGCATTGTTTCGAACAATGCATGGTTTTCAGAACTTCCGGATAATGTGGTGATGAAAATACCTGTTGATATAGTGGAGGAGCGACATGCACTGAAAGATGCAATCCTGTCACTCATCTATGATAATGAAAAAAGGATGGAACTGGGTAGAAATGCACATGAATATGTTTTCAGATTTCATGATCCCTCAT